The Pseudomonas aeruginosa genome includes the window GCCGGATGATCGAGGGCGGCGTCGGCATCGGCGTGATCCCGCAGTCCGCCGCGCGCCGCCACAGCCGGACGATGAAGCTGGCGACCATCGAACTCGACGAGCCCTGGGCGATCCGCGAGCGCAGCCTGCTGGTACGCGACCTGGAAGCACTGCCGAGTTGCCTGCGGGCGTTGATCGAGGAGTTGCAGAGGGTGGGAGACAGCCTGTAGGGCGGATAACGCCCCTGGCGTTATCCGCGGGGCTCCGGAGAATCGGCGGACAACCGCCAGGCGGTTATCCGCCCTACGACTCCCGACAAGCCGGGGTGCGATCGTCGCGAAGGGCGCCGCCCACCACTCCCGCTCAGTTCGCCAACCCACCGCTCTCCGCCAGGCTGCGCTCGTCCGCGGCGAGCATCGCCGGCATGTGCTCGCGGAGGAACTCGACCCAGGTGCGGATCTTCGCATCCAGGTACTGCCGCGAGGGGTAGAGGGCGTAGACGTTGAGATGGAACAGGCTATAGCGCGGCAACACCCGCACCAGGCTGCCGTCCTTCAGGCCGTTGACCGCCGCGTACACCGGCAGCGCGCCGATACCCATGCCGGAGACCACCGCCTCGGTCATGGCGTCGGCGGTGTTGACCTGGAAATGCGTCTGGTTGATGCAGGCCAGTTCCTGGCCGTCGGGCCCGTCGAACAGCCAGCGGTCCAGCGACATCACCGAGTTCACCAGGCGCAGGCAACGGTGCGCGGACAGCTCCGCCGGCAGCTTGGGGAAGCCATGCGCGGCAATGTAGCCCGGCGAGGCGCATAGGATGCTGTAGGTCTGGCCGATGCACTTGGAGACGAAACCGGAGTCCGGCAGCTCGGGGGCGATCACCACGGAAATGTCGTAGCCCTCGTCGAGAATGTCGGTGATCCGGTTGGCCAGGGTCAGGTCGAAGCCAACCTCCGGGTAGGTCTCGCAATATTGCGAGATGGCCTTGATCAGGTAGTGCTGGCCGATGCCGGTCATCGCGTGGACCTTCAGCGTGCCCGACGGCCGCGCATGGGCGTCGCCCGCCTCGGCCTCGGCCTCCTCGATGTAGGCGAGTATCTGCTGGGCGCGCATCAGGTAGCGCTGCCCGGCTTCGGTCAGCGCGATGCGCCGGGTGGTGCGATGCAGCAGGCGGGTCTGCAGGTGGGCCTCCAGCTTGGCCACCGCACGGGAGACATAGGCGGTCGTCAGGTCCAGGCGCTGGGCGGCGGCAGTGAAACTGCCGGTCTCCGCGACGCTGACGAACGCGCGCATATTGAACAGGATATCCATCACGGCCCTCTAGGCTCTGACGCTTATGGCGCGTCTCTTTTCCACGCAACCCGGAGGACACCCCAAGGCGGCGCAGATTCTGTCACGAGTCAACCCACCTATTATTGCCTTTTGTGACAAAAATTTTTCACCTATCCGAGCTCTTATCCGCAAGCGCGGGCGCTCCTAGAATTCCCAGCCGTTTCGGCCTCCCCTCGCCGTCG containing:
- a CDS encoding LysR family transcriptional regulator, which produces MDILFNMRAFVSVAETGSFTAAAQRLDLTTAYVSRAVAKLEAHLQTRLLHRTTRRIALTEAGQRYLMRAQQILAYIEEAEAEAGDAHARPSGTLKVHAMTGIGQHYLIKAISQYCETYPEVGFDLTLANRITDILDEGYDISVVIAPELPDSGFVSKCIGQTYSILCASPGYIAAHGFPKLPAELSAHRCLRLVNSVMSLDRWLFDGPDGQELACINQTHFQVNTADAMTEAVVSGMGIGALPVYAAVNGLKDGSLVRVLPRYSLFHLNVYALYPSRQYLDAKIRTWVEFLREHMPAMLAADERSLAESGGLAN